A genomic region of Janthinobacterium lividum contains the following coding sequences:
- a CDS encoding DUF4303 domain-containing protein, whose translation MHSNYSLFYTFDGDQPLHFREARVFGTSVWTAGGAAMTWGAETRHDYASEAQAHAAYLAHCHAALADGYALARAMPIDPAVFDFALLQTLVAHAARQAVDAVRRAHPDQHIDAFALVSDDSAMTIGPMANSREALAASEYGEEMLWNPAEWAFDEGGAYFDSAYRLLLQAHRELPFDVDFATFRTGVFDACIAALAQLDAEGIFGAGARRDGSVLLFEVSDSEAVDGAMARLNPPAVVARFEAWMASWAD comes from the coding sequence ATGCATAGTAACTACAGCCTGTTTTACACCTTTGACGGCGATCAACCCCTGCATTTCCGCGAAGCGCGCGTCTTCGGCACGAGCGTCTGGACGGCCGGCGGCGCGGCCATGACCTGGGGCGCGGAGACGCGCCACGACTACGCCAGCGAGGCGCAGGCGCACGCAGCCTACCTGGCCCACTGCCATGCAGCGCTGGCCGACGGTTATGCCCTGGCGCGCGCCATGCCGATCGACCCGGCCGTCTTCGATTTCGCGCTGCTGCAAACCCTGGTGGCGCACGCCGCGCGCCAGGCTGTCGATGCCGTGCGCCGTGCGCATCCGGACCAGCACATCGACGCCTTCGCCCTCGTGAGCGACGACAGTGCCATGACCATCGGCCCCATGGCGAATAGCCGCGAAGCGCTGGCCGCCTCGGAATACGGCGAAGAGATGCTGTGGAACCCGGCCGAATGGGCATTTGACGAAGGGGGCGCCTACTTCGACAGCGCCTACCGCTTGCTGCTGCAGGCGCACCGCGAGCTGCCGTTCGACGTGGATTTCGCCACCTTTCGCACTGGGGTGTTCGACGCCTGCATCGCGGCGCTGGCGCAGCTGGACGCCGAAGGCATATTCGGTGCGGGTGCCCGGCGCGACGGGAGCGTGCTGCTGTTCGAGGTCAGCGACAGCGAAGCAGTGGACGGCGCCATGGCGCGCCTGAATCCGCCGGCGGTGGTGGCGCGTTTCGAGGCGTGGATGGCCAGTTGGGCCGACTAG
- a CDS encoding metallophosphoesterase: MTTRTPLLRITMILGALHALLGWLLLPSLPVGLAGWLLGGLVLLASTMLMPMTIFARAVTNDARLADRLSWAGSLCMGFFSSLFVLAVLRELTLLIPAARQHAQASAIAVLVLALLATVVGFINARRVARVREVTVPIAGLPAALQGLTIVQLSDIHVGATIKRAYVQAIVARTNGLQPDIIAITGDVVDGTVAQLGSHTAPLGELRARHGVFLVTGNHEYYSGAAPWVAEFRRLGLRVLMNEHAVLEHDGARLALAGVTDFNAAAFDPAQKSDPQAAIAGAPADIPRILLAHQPRSAPEAEAAGYDLQLSGHTHGGQFWPWNLFVPLQQPYVAGLHRQGRLWIYVSRGTGYWGPPKRIGAPAEITLLRLVAA, encoded by the coding sequence ATGACCACCCGCACGCCGCTGCTGCGCATCACCATGATACTGGGCGCCCTGCACGCCCTGCTGGGCTGGCTGCTGTTGCCTTCGCTGCCCGTCGGCCTGGCCGGCTGGCTGCTGGGCGGCCTGGTCTTGCTGGCGTCGACCATGCTCATGCCGATGACGATCTTTGCCCGCGCCGTCACCAACGATGCGCGCCTGGCCGACCGTTTGAGCTGGGCCGGTTCCCTGTGCATGGGCTTTTTTTCCTCGCTGTTCGTGCTCGCCGTGCTGCGCGAACTCACCTTGCTGATTCCCGCCGCCCGCCAGCACGCGCAGGCGTCCGCCATCGCCGTCCTCGTCCTGGCCCTGCTGGCCACCGTCGTCGGCTTCATCAACGCCCGCCGCGTGGCGCGCGTACGCGAAGTGACAGTGCCCATCGCGGGCCTGCCGGCCGCCTTGCAGGGCTTGACCATCGTGCAGCTGAGCGACATCCACGTGGGCGCCACCATCAAGCGCGCCTACGTGCAGGCCATCGTCGCGCGCACCAATGGCCTGCAGCCCGACATCATCGCCATCACGGGCGACGTGGTCGACGGCACGGTGGCGCAACTGGGCAGCCATACGGCGCCGTTGGGCGAGCTGCGCGCGCGCCATGGCGTCTTCCTCGTCACGGGCAACCACGAGTACTATTCGGGCGCCGCGCCGTGGGTGGCGGAATTTCGTCGCCTGGGCTTGCGCGTGCTGATGAACGAACATGCGGTGCTCGAGCACGACGGCGCGCGCCTGGCGCTGGCCGGCGTGACCGATTTCAATGCCGCCGCCTTCGACCCTGCCCAGAAAAGCGACCCGCAGGCCGCCATCGCCGGGGCGCCGGCCGACATCCCCCGCATCCTGCTGGCGCACCAGCCGCGCAGCGCGCCCGAGGCGGAAGCGGCCGGCTACGACCTGCAACTGTCGGGCCATACGCACGGCGGCCAGTTCTGGCCATGGAATCTGTTCGTGCCGCTGCAGCAGCCCTACGTGGCGGGCTTGCACCGGCAAGGCCGGCTGTGGATTTATGTCAGCCGCGGCACCGGTTACTGGGGTCCGCCGAAACGCATCGGCGCGCCGGCGGAGATTACGCTACTCAGGCTGGTGGCGGCGTAG
- a CDS encoding response regulator, giving the protein MLPDNNSDALILNVDDSDGARYAKSRILKRAGFKVIEASNGGDALLRARQDRPNLILLDVKLPDINGLEVCRQLKGGTETNTILVLQTSASCIGSADKIRALDGGADNYLVEPIEADELIANVKALLRLGRVERALRDVDRRKDEFLATLAHELRNPLGPIRTALALLCKLDPVVPAIQDNARRTIGRHTDHLVRLVDDLLDVSRISQGKISLQWESVSLASVIRSALETSSHSVEARGHALDVNLPQEELWVCGDAVRLSQIVANLLLNAAKFTAPGGRIAISAGREGDNVRIRLSDNGIGIAAASIDSIFGLFEQSGHSPDRVQDGLGIGLSLVRNLVTLHGGQVSVHSPGVGLGSTFEVILPLDANVPLPAAPVPEAATGGSQRILVVDDNCDAADTLAELLEMYGHTVRTAYTGIQATERTLEFKPDIVFLDIGLPDMSGYDVAVKLRQLPIPQQFLLVALTGYGQEHDRQAALQAGFNEHFAKPVDFGKLAMLGLHIAP; this is encoded by the coding sequence ATGCTACCGGATAACAACAGCGATGCTCTGATCCTGAACGTCGATGACAGCGACGGCGCACGCTACGCCAAGTCGCGCATCCTCAAACGCGCCGGCTTCAAGGTCATCGAAGCCTCGAACGGGGGAGACGCACTGCTGCGCGCCCGCCAGGACCGCCCCAACCTGATCCTCCTCGACGTCAAGCTGCCCGATATCAACGGCCTGGAAGTGTGCCGCCAATTGAAGGGCGGCACCGAGACGAACACCATCCTGGTGCTGCAGACGTCCGCTTCCTGCATCGGCTCCGCCGACAAGATCCGCGCCCTCGACGGCGGCGCCGACAATTACCTGGTCGAGCCGATCGAGGCCGATGAACTGATCGCCAACGTCAAGGCGCTGCTGCGCCTGGGCCGCGTCGAGCGCGCGCTGCGCGACGTGGACCGCCGCAAGGATGAATTCCTGGCCACTCTCGCGCACGAATTGCGCAACCCGCTGGGTCCCATCCGCACGGCGCTGGCCCTGCTGTGCAAGCTCGATCCCGTCGTGCCGGCCATCCAGGACAATGCGCGCCGCACCATTGGCCGCCACACGGACCACCTGGTGCGCCTGGTGGACGACCTGCTCGACGTGTCGCGCATTTCGCAGGGCAAAATCTCGCTGCAATGGGAAAGCGTGAGCCTGGCCAGCGTCATCCGCAGCGCGCTGGAAACGAGTTCGCACAGCGTCGAGGCGCGCGGCCATGCGCTGGACGTGAACCTGCCCCAGGAAGAACTGTGGGTCTGCGGCGACGCCGTGCGCCTGTCGCAGATCGTCGCCAACCTGCTGCTCAACGCGGCCAAGTTCACGGCGCCGGGCGGGCGCATCGCCATTAGCGCCGGGCGCGAAGGCGACAACGTGCGCATCCGCCTGAGCGACAACGGCATCGGCATCGCCGCCGCCAGCATCGACAGCATCTTCGGCCTGTTCGAGCAGAGCGGCCATTCGCCCGACCGGGTGCAGGATGGCCTGGGCATCGGCCTGTCGCTGGTGCGCAACCTGGTGACCTTGCACGGCGGCCAGGTCAGCGTGCACAGCCCCGGCGTGGGACTGGGCAGCACCTTCGAAGTCATCCTGCCGCTCGACGCCAACGTGCCGCTGCCAGCCGCGCCAGTGCCGGAGGCGGCCACCGGCGGCAGCCAGCGCATCCTCGTCGTCGACGACAATTGCGATGCGGCCGACACCCTGGCCGAATTGCTGGAAATGTACGGCCACACGGTGCGCACGGCCTACACGGGAATACAAGCCACCGAGCGGACCCTGGAATTCAAGCCCGACATCGTCTTTCTCGACATCGGCCTGCCCGATATGAGCGGCTACGACGTGGCCGTCAAACTGCGCCAGCTGCCGATACCGCAGCAATTCCTGCTCGTCGCGCTGACCGGCTACGGCCAGGAACACGACCGCCAGGCGGCCCTGCAGGCCGGTTTCAACGAGCACTTCGCCAAGCCTGTCGATTTCGGCAAGCTGGCCATGCTGGGATTGCATATCGCCCCCTGA
- a CDS encoding LysR family transcriptional regulator: protein MDALNHLQSFVLSAELGSFSAAARRLGLTPAAVSKNVARLEASLGLRLFQRSTRRLTLTEGGERFLQQIGGALTTLREAIAGVAEEGGQPAGILKISMAPSFGRSYVVPLLGDFIARYPGVIPDCHFDNRQVDLIGEGFDVAIGGGIELTPGVVARELGHAHIVATASPAFMQGKILPVHPSDLAHFDGVARRSAGSGRLRSWILRDGSGGEGVAECRPRAIFDDPEAMAQAAILGVGVALLPMPHALAHLRSGALVRLLPGWHADSGPLSVYYPSKKLLPAKTRVFVDFLLEQFRQRDFAAQIRPD from the coding sequence ATGGACGCTCTCAATCACTTGCAATCCTTCGTGCTGTCTGCCGAGCTGGGCAGTTTTTCGGCCGCCGCGCGCCGCCTGGGGCTGACGCCGGCGGCCGTCAGCAAGAACGTGGCGCGGCTGGAAGCGAGCCTGGGATTGCGGCTGTTCCAGCGCAGCACGCGCCGCCTGACCCTGACGGAAGGGGGCGAGCGCTTCCTGCAGCAGATCGGCGGCGCCCTGACCACCTTGCGCGAGGCGATCGCCGGCGTGGCCGAAGAAGGCGGCCAGCCGGCCGGCATACTGAAGATCAGCATGGCGCCGTCGTTCGGACGCAGCTACGTGGTGCCGCTGCTGGGCGACTTCATCGCGCGTTACCCGGGCGTCATTCCCGACTGCCATTTCGATAACCGGCAAGTGGACCTGATCGGCGAAGGGTTTGACGTGGCCATCGGCGGCGGCATCGAGCTGACACCCGGCGTGGTGGCGCGCGAACTGGGCCACGCCCACATCGTCGCCACGGCGTCGCCCGCCTTCATGCAGGGGAAAATCCTGCCCGTGCACCCGTCGGACCTGGCGCACTTCGACGGCGTGGCGCGCCGCTCGGCCGGCAGCGGCAGATTGCGCAGCTGGATACTGCGCGATGGTTCCGGCGGCGAAGGCGTGGCCGAATGCCGGCCGCGCGCCATCTTCGACGATCCGGAAGCGATGGCGCAGGCGGCCATCCTCGGCGTCGGCGTGGCGCTGCTGCCCATGCCGCACGCGCTGGCCCATCTGCGCAGCGGCGCCCTGGTCCGGCTGCTGCCTGGCTGGCATGCCGATTCCGGTCCCCTGTCCGTGTACTATCCCAGCAAGAAGCTCTTGCCCGCGAAGACGCGCGTGTTCGTCGATTTCCTGCTGGAGCAGTTCCGCCAGCGCGATTTCGCCGCGCAGATACGGCCCGATTAA
- a CDS encoding ATP-binding protein translates to MTQRILTAHIGSELDVVGARQRARQIAALCGFGVQDQVRIATAVSELARNVYNYAGSGKVHFAIDGQTAPQVLSIRIEDQGPGIAQLDKILAGTYRSPTGMGLGILGAQRLMDRCHIHSTPGDGTQITLHKLFPRDAPLLDGATIGVLSGSLQALPPDITLSEVQQQNRELLSTLAELKTRQDDLLQLTRELEDTNRGVVALFAELDEKADHLRRADQMKSRFLSNMSHEFRTPLSSIRALSKLLLDRIDGELSEEQEKQVLFILQSAVSLSELVNDLLDLAKIEAGKVDVHANSFQVADLFSALRGMLRPLLVSESLILTFIDPDPALHIHTDEGKLSQILRNFIANALKFTEAGAIIVSATPLPEQDAIRFSVSDTGLGIAAEDVQLIFEEFSQVENHMQRKVKGTGLGLPLCRNLATLLNGTVSVESTPGEGSLFSVVLPASYHAPEGSLPPSAPANDNGNDQRIGVLVVEDNPPVRLLYEKFLAGSEFRVVPARSVREAQERWEQQRPAAVILDIMLHGETAWHWLAELKNDPLRRQVPVIVATEIDDVRKGLALGADAYYVKPLSRQQLLATLRALIGNQHHRQEPVPPQGTTTWDNAHATG, encoded by the coding sequence ATGACACAACGCATATTGACAGCCCATATCGGCAGCGAACTCGATGTGGTGGGCGCACGCCAGCGCGCGCGGCAGATCGCCGCCCTGTGCGGCTTCGGCGTGCAGGACCAGGTGCGCATCGCCACGGCAGTATCGGAACTGGCGCGCAACGTCTACAACTATGCCGGCAGCGGCAAGGTGCATTTCGCCATCGATGGCCAGACGGCGCCGCAGGTGCTCAGCATCCGCATCGAGGACCAAGGCCCCGGCATCGCGCAGCTCGACAAGATACTGGCCGGCACCTATCGCTCGCCGACAGGCATGGGCCTGGGCATCCTGGGCGCCCAGCGCCTGATGGACCGCTGCCATATCCACAGCACGCCGGGCGACGGCACGCAGATCACCTTGCACAAGCTGTTCCCCCGCGACGCGCCCCTGCTCGACGGCGCCACGATCGGCGTGCTGTCCGGCAGCCTGCAGGCGCTGCCGCCGGATATCACGCTGTCCGAAGTGCAGCAGCAGAACCGCGAACTCCTGAGCACCCTGGCCGAACTGAAGACGCGCCAGGACGATCTGCTGCAGCTGACGCGCGAACTGGAAGACACCAACCGGGGCGTGGTGGCGCTATTCGCGGAGCTGGACGAGAAAGCCGACCACCTGCGCCGCGCCGACCAGATGAAATCGCGCTTCCTGTCCAACATGAGCCATGAATTCCGCACCCCGCTCAGCTCCATCCGCGCCCTGTCCAAGCTGCTGCTCGACCGTATCGACGGCGAGCTGTCCGAGGAACAGGAAAAGCAGGTGCTGTTCATCCTGCAAAGCGCCGTCAGCCTGAGCGAGCTGGTCAACGACCTGCTGGACCTGGCCAAGATCGAGGCGGGCAAGGTCGACGTGCATGCCAACAGCTTCCAGGTGGCCGACCTGTTCAGCGCCCTGCGCGGCATGCTGCGCCCGCTGCTGGTGTCCGAGTCGCTGATCTTGACCTTCATCGACCCCGACCCGGCGCTGCACATTCACACGGATGAAGGCAAACTGTCGCAAATCCTGCGCAACTTCATCGCCAACGCCCTGAAGTTCACGGAAGCGGGCGCCATCATCGTCAGCGCCACGCCCTTGCCGGAGCAGGATGCCATCCGCTTTTCCGTCTCCGACACGGGCCTGGGCATCGCCGCCGAAGACGTGCAGCTGATCTTCGAGGAATTCAGTCAGGTGGAAAACCACATGCAGCGCAAGGTCAAGGGCACGGGCCTGGGCCTGCCCCTGTGCCGCAACCTGGCCACCCTGCTCAATGGCACGGTGAGCGTGGAAAGCACGCCCGGCGAGGGCTCGCTGTTTTCCGTCGTCCTGCCCGCCAGCTACCATGCGCCCGAAGGCAGCCTGCCGCCGAGCGCGCCAGCCAACGACAATGGCAACGACCAGCGCATAGGCGTGCTGGTGGTAGAAGACAATCCACCCGTGCGCCTGCTGTATGAAAAATTTTTGGCCGGCAGCGAATTTCGCGTGGTCCCCGCGCGCAGCGTGCGCGAAGCGCAGGAGCGCTGGGAGCAGCAGCGCCCGGCCGCCGTCATCCTCGACATCATGCTGCACGGCGAAACGGCCTGGCACTGGCTGGCCGAACTGAAAAACGACCCGCTGCGGCGCCAGGTGCCCGTCATCGTCGCCACCGAGATCGACGACGTGCGCAAGGGCCTGGCCCTGGGCGCCGACGCCTACTACGTCAAGCCGCTGTCGCGCCAGCAATTGCTGGCAACCCTGCGCGCGCTGATCGGCAACCAACACCACCGGCAAGAGCCGGTTCCGCCGCAAGGCACAACCACCTGGGACAATGCGCATGCTACCGGATAA